Proteins encoded by one window of Halorussus salinus:
- a CDS encoding DUF7577 domain-containing protein: protein MGVWGWIVLYVLLFALLQLLIYRYLRSDEDAPLFRSTPPNRETTPIEETPIEEVREFEERHQSEDSSVVVCPRCGAENDTGYTYCRNCVSPMSAR, encoded by the coding sequence ATGGGCGTTTGGGGCTGGATCGTCCTCTACGTACTCCTCTTCGCGCTCCTCCAGTTGCTCATCTATCGCTACCTGAGGAGCGACGAGGACGCGCCGCTGTTCCGCTCGACGCCGCCGAACCGGGAGACGACTCCCATCGAGGAGACCCCCATCGAGGAGGTCCGGGAGTTCGAGGAGCGCCACCAGAGCGAGGACTCCTCGGTGGTGGTCTGTCCGCGGTGCGGCGCGGAGAACGACACCGGGTACACGTACTGTCGGAACTGTGTGAGTCCGATGTCGGCGCGGTGA
- a CDS encoding aryl-sulfate sulfotransferase: MERRRRMRYLAWAVLLLGLALGAQGLAANHGVSASSAAEGPYEGHTLVSVQSYGLDGKLLELNEENEVVWKYDPPNSRVFDAEQLENGNFLVAVTTKLPPGECPSNQLIVNSDQCIEAKVLELDYETKNVVWNYSWHDEYITHHEVHDVDRLENGNTAIVDMGNDRALVVNQSGGIVWEWQAENYLAEGTEFHDEYGGPDDPGGERDWTHMNDIDKLDNGNFQLSVRNFDVVIEVDPETKNITNVVGEPDQTEILDHQHNPHKLRGGNVLVADSENDRVVELNATTDEIVWQYGGRGLLHWPRDADRLPNGNTLIVDTFNNRVVEINRRGEVVWRYEGVMMPYTADRLSVPEEDHETVPGTELRSRYSGVNSLEGTLKQAEAYAAFVLPAWMKLPELLTLAGMALCGLVFLLELSVAAVRGR, translated from the coding sequence ATGGAGCGACGACGGCGGATGCGGTATCTCGCGTGGGCGGTACTTCTACTGGGGCTGGCGCTCGGCGCGCAGGGGTTGGCGGCCAACCACGGCGTCTCGGCGAGTTCGGCCGCCGAGGGTCCCTACGAGGGCCACACCCTCGTCAGCGTCCAGAGCTACGGCCTTGACGGGAAGCTACTGGAACTGAACGAGGAGAACGAGGTGGTCTGGAAGTACGACCCGCCGAACTCGCGGGTGTTCGACGCCGAGCAGTTGGAGAACGGCAACTTCCTCGTGGCGGTGACGACCAAACTCCCGCCCGGTGAGTGTCCGTCGAACCAACTCATCGTCAACTCCGACCAGTGTATCGAGGCGAAGGTCCTCGAACTCGACTACGAGACGAAGAACGTCGTCTGGAACTACTCGTGGCACGACGAGTACATCACCCACCACGAGGTCCACGACGTGGACCGCCTCGAAAACGGCAACACCGCCATCGTGGACATGGGCAACGACCGGGCGCTCGTCGTGAACCAGTCGGGCGGTATCGTCTGGGAGTGGCAAGCCGAGAACTACCTCGCGGAAGGCACCGAGTTCCACGACGAGTACGGCGGTCCCGACGACCCCGGCGGCGAGCGCGACTGGACCCACATGAACGACATCGACAAGTTGGACAACGGGAACTTCCAGCTCTCGGTCCGGAACTTCGACGTGGTAATCGAGGTGGACCCCGAGACGAAGAACATCACGAACGTCGTCGGCGAACCCGACCAGACCGAAATCCTCGACCACCAGCACAATCCCCACAAGCTCCGGGGTGGGAACGTGCTGGTCGCCGACAGCGAGAACGACCGCGTGGTCGAGTTGAACGCGACGACCGACGAAATCGTCTGGCAGTACGGCGGCCGGGGCCTGCTCCACTGGCCGCGCGACGCCGACCGTCTGCCGAACGGCAACACGCTAATCGTGGACACTTTCAACAACCGCGTCGTGGAGATAAACCGGCGCGGCGAGGTCGTCTGGCGCTACGAGGGCGTCATGATGCCATACACCGCCGACCGGCTCTCGGTCCCCGAGGAGGACCACGAGACGGTCCCCGGAACGGAACTCCGGAGCCGCTACAGCGGCGTCAACTCGCTGGAAGGGACGCTCAAGCAGGCCGAAGCCTACGCCGCGTTCGTCCTCCCCGCGTGGATGAAACTGCCCGAACTGCTGACGCTCGCGGGGATGGCGCTCTGCGGACTCGTCTTCCTGCTGGAGTTGAGCGTCGCCGCCGTCCGCGGGCGATAG
- a CDS encoding Nmad3 family putative nucleotide modification protein codes for MPRAVAINVGANTNAPGVRGPIYPDGRFEYVPIPEEEPTSEPVPTYADLDLDTELPEGSADAPVHLDPEFAEYPECEAYTYGDPFGVKARPLLDLREGDYALFYATLTARGTPERDWIASDWGAYLVGQFRLARDPVAGEEYPDLPESERETFRSNAHCKREEFDAAVLLAGDDAESGLYETAVPLSSPEQGATANRLVTDLSSDSGKGPWWRRPMKFGERETAELLELVEDGYE; via the coding sequence ATGCCCCGCGCAGTCGCCATCAACGTCGGAGCCAACACGAACGCGCCGGGCGTCCGTGGTCCTATCTACCCCGACGGGCGCTTCGAATACGTCCCCATCCCCGAGGAGGAACCGACCAGCGAACCCGTCCCGACCTACGCGGACCTCGACCTCGACACCGAGTTGCCCGAGGGGTCCGCCGACGCGCCGGTCCACTTGGACCCCGAGTTCGCCGAGTACCCCGAGTGCGAAGCCTACACCTACGGCGACCCGTTCGGCGTGAAAGCCCGGCCCCTCCTCGATTTGCGGGAGGGCGACTACGCGCTGTTCTACGCGACGCTGACGGCCCGCGGGACGCCCGAGCGCGACTGGATAGCGTCCGACTGGGGCGCGTACCTCGTCGGCCAGTTCCGGCTGGCGCGCGACCCCGTGGCGGGCGAGGAGTACCCCGACCTGCCCGAGAGCGAACGCGAGACCTTCCGGAGCAACGCCCACTGCAAGCGCGAGGAGTTCGACGCCGCGGTCCTGCTGGCGGGCGACGACGCCGAGTCGGGCCTCTACGAGACGGCGGTCCCACTGAGTTCGCCCGAGCAGGGTGCGACCGCCAACCGCCTCGTGACCGACCTCTCCAGCGACTCCGGGAAGGGACCGTGGTGGCGACGACCCATGAAGTTCGGCGAGCGCGAGACCGCCGAACTGCTGGAGTTAGTCGAAGATGGGTACGAGTAG